ACGCAATTACTTTTTTCATCTTTTTCCTCTCCTTTTTGATTGTTTTTTATATCCATGGGTTTCCCCACAAATACCGTGTTTGAAATATGCCATGATCTTAGCTTATGCTTTTTTCTTTCTTTTTGCAAGCATATTCTGCATGGTCGGGGATGCAAGTACCGCACGTCCCACTACTACGATGATCAGAAGCAGGCCGACTGGAACATCCAGATACTGGCTGTTCACCTTAAAGCAGAGCGGAAGCCCGAACCGGAGGATACCAACTACCAGCGCGGCCAGAGCCGTACCGATAACAGAACCCTTTCCTCCCGTACTCAGCGTACCTCCCAATACAACTGCCGTGATGATGGACATCGTACTCGTGCTGCCGAGGTCGCATTTGGAAGAGCCTACATATGCCGTCGTAATGATGCCGGCAATACCGGCTGCCATACCGGAAAACATATAGGTGCTCATAATAACCCGGCGGCTGTTGATACCGCAGTATTCTGCGGCGTCTTTATTGGTACCTACCAGGAATACCTTACGGCCATATTTCGATCTGTGCAGAATAAAATATGCAATCACCGCAAGTACCAGGAAAATAATCAACTGAATCGGCACAACTCCGCCGATCTTATATTTACCTACAAAGGTAAAATACTCCGGAAATCCACTGATTCCCTGATATGCCGCAGATGCGGACAAATTAGATACAAGGAGTGCAATTCCGGCATACAGGAAGCTGCCTCCCAACGTAATGACCATGGCCTGCACACCGCAGTAAGCGATAAAGAAGCCGGACAGTGCACCGCAGGCGATCGCAAAAACCAGTCCGATCAGTGCCGCAACCCAGATATTGAGACCGAAATCCTGCCAGCCAACACCAATAATAATGGACACGAGTCCCAAAATGGAGGCCGCCTGAATATCAATACCTCCGGTAATCAATACAAATGTAACAAACAGCGAGATGATACAGATCGCCATAACATCATTCAAAGAACCGAAAATAACTCTCGTCATCAGAAATCTCGGATTCGCCGTGCCAAAGATCACAAACTCTGCCACGATCAGCAGGAGCAGAAACGCCTCCCAACTTTTAAATGCACTCTTGATTCTTGCCGCGGGGGCTGTATAGGCAATCAACGGCTCCTGAGTCGTTTTCTTTTCATTTTCACTCATGCTTCTGCCTTACCTCCTTCCAAAGATGCGGTACGTGCCAGCAGACGTTCCTGTCTGGTCTTCGTAACTTTCTTTTTCTGACTCACTGCATCAAATACAACGATTCCGATCAGAATCACACCGGTGATCGCATCGTTATAGTTTGAAGACAGCCCGATAAACACAAGCAGACGGGAAATCGAAGAAATAATGATTGCCCCGATTGCACTTCCGAGAATGGAACCTACGCCTCCGTTCAGACTCAGACCGCCAAGTACGCAGGCAGCGATCGCCGTCATCTCGTAGCCATTTCCTGTTGAAGGCTGGATAAAGCCAACACGAGTGCCATAGACGATGCCTGCGATTGCAGAGAACACGCCGCAGAGCACATAGGCGATCACCTTTACTTTTGTTGACGGAATCCCTACCAGATTCGCACCATTGGCATTGTCGCCTACCGCAATGAAATATTTGCCCTGTCTCGTCCTTGTCGTAATAAAGAAGGCCAAGAACGCCAGCACAAGCGCAAAAATGTAAATACCGGTCAATCCGCCGACCTTGACCTGTGCAATCTGTGTATAATAGGGCGGAAGATTTTCTACCCACTTGCAGTCTGTATATACGTATACAAGTCCTCTCACCGTTCCCATAACGCCTACGGTAAAGATCAGGGACGGAATCCGCAAAATCGCCACACCCCAGCCGTTAAACAGACCGATCAGAGCGCCTACCGTTACGGATGCCAGGATTGCCACTGCAAAATTGGAACCGTCACGGATCATGGAACAGCAGATCGCCGCACACATACAGAGACTCGCACCGATCGAACAGTCAATCTCACCTACAAGAATAACAAAAGCGATCCCCGCCGCCAGAAGCGTATAAATAACGGCGCCGTTTAAACAGTTCATGAT
The sequence above is a segment of the Lachnospiraceae bacterium JLR.KK008 genome. Coding sequences within it:
- a CDS encoding ABC transporter permease: MSENEKKTTQEPLIAYTAPAARIKSAFKSWEAFLLLLIVAEFVIFGTANPRFLMTRVIFGSLNDVMAICIISLFVTFVLITGGIDIQAASILGLVSIIIGVGWQDFGLNIWVAALIGLVFAIACGALSGFFIAYCGVQAMVITLGGSFLYAGIALLVSNLSASAAYQGISGFPEYFTFVGKYKIGGVVPIQLIIFLVLAVIAYFILHRSKYGRKVFLVGTNKDAAEYCGINSRRVIMSTYMFSGMAAGIAGIITTAYVGSSKCDLGSTSTMSIITAVVLGGTLSTGGKGSVIGTALAALVVGILRFGLPLCFKVNSQYLDVPVGLLLIIVVVGRAVLASPTMQNMLAKRKKKA
- a CDS encoding ABC transporter permease; the protein is MEKIKNILKIREMTSFLCLVALFLVVGIVNPTFLQFDNIMNCLNGAVIYTLLAAGIAFVILVGEIDCSIGASLCMCAAICCSMIRDGSNFAVAILASVTVGALIGLFNGWGVAILRIPSLIFTVGVMGTVRGLVYVYTDCKWVENLPPYYTQIAQVKVGGLTGIYIFALVLAFLAFFITTRTRQGKYFIAVGDNANGANLVGIPSTKVKVIAYVLCGVFSAIAGIVYGTRVGFIQPSTGNGYEMTAIAACVLGGLSLNGGVGSILGSAIGAIIISSISRLLVFIGLSSNYNDAITGVILIGIVVFDAVSQKKKVTKTRQERLLARTASLEGGKAEA